AATCACATCAGGCACTTTAGATCCTAAttgtttcataaatttaatttcatatacACCATAATCccaatagccactttagcttgaaattgacgataatttgaaaattgaaattaccgcaatttgctgcccgaatttTCCGACTATTTGGcagcaaaattttgaaagaaaaatttgcggttcaTTTTTCCACAATGTagaggtatttttttttcactagaaAAAAaccctaataaattttttttgaattttccgtCAACTTCGTTCTTTTCCATTTTTGACAGCAATTTGTATACAACTTTTGAAGTCAATTTGCATTCtgattcgggtagtaaattcaAGTCTCATTGTATAGCAAGTTGTatacaaattgtcgtcaaaaacggaaaagcccgaagttgacggacatttgaCGGAAAATTCAAGGAACTTTtgcaaagtaaaaaaaaaaataacacagcGCCACCTCACGTCAGAAATGACAAAGTagttagtaaataaaattttctttctgtccatgtgatatttttttattattaaatattctaaccatatattatattaatatactaatcaataaattagtgaataaaaataaaaatagacaaTGACAcgtttttttcgtaaaatacGAATCGAAAGATTAGCTTTTGTTGGTTTATTTACACAAAGAGAACCAAACTTTGATGTAGTAACAACACCAGGTTATGATCCCGATGATTCTGATGAACCGAAAAAAGGAATGGAAGGATTGCGTCGTGTCTTTTGGCCATcgtaattattacaattgcaataaaaaaaaatagttaaataattgaataaataaaattaatggttgtatgattataattatttttattttaacagaaAATATGGAGAACTATCACCAGAATTAGTAACATTAATGAGCATGACAACCGGTAGCGCAATGTTAGGAGCAATGTACGGAGCATCAGTGAATGCACGTATTGCTTTCCTTAGATTTATTGAAACCAATGATGCGACTAAGTTCGCTAATCATCTAGAAGCTAAACGAATGTTGCAACATAATGTTACAATTAGTCTAGGTAAAGGAGCATGGAAATGGGGCTTCCGAATTGGAATGttttcaactatttttttgtaagacttcatcaaaaattaccaCAAATATTAATGATACTAAAATTACCTGagttctgataatttttggatttttttaaaaactaaatttaaaaaaaaaaaatatttcagaaaattgcacctgccttttcttaaattttctacatgtgcatatttttagttttttttttttttaaattaaattgttgaaataaaatccaaagttattgtctgctaactttaggatcataatAGTAGAGGAGCCCAAGCGGGGATTTCGGGATTTACTCGAGCGCAGCAGATTAATATACAGGGGGATATCTTGTACCCGGTTAAATACCTCCATCAAATATGAGCCCcatatataagtatttttttacatatttgaaaatatatagcCGCTCTCCCCACCGATAGAAAGGTATACAttatatgacatttttttttccttatcaTCGAAGCTCTGCAACCCAATAGGTCTCTATGACGCTCGAGTAAGTCCCCATTTAGCATCGTGGGCTCCcctacaataaatattaaaatttatccgatattgtaaattattttatttatttatttattgcagaaCAACAAGTACAGCAGTAGCTGCTTGGAGAGGTGAAAATGGTATAATAGAATACGTAATTGCTGGTATAACTGCTGGTGGAGCATTCAAGATGAACATGGGTTTGAAAGGATTTATAGCTGGTTCATTAGTTGGTGCTTTTGTTGGTTCATTAACTGGATTATTTTTCGATAGCATTTTTTGGGTAACTGGTACATCCATGAAAAGTTTACAAGAAACACAgaagaaaatttatgaactCCGTGAAGAGTATgctattttaattgataattatatttttttatttattaacaagaattgtcattttttattttccgcaCTCAAGGACGAACAGGAGTATAGACAGAAACGTTGCTCATAACCAGACTGTACTGTACTTTACTTTGACATGTTGAATAATGAATTTGgatctttcaaaaaatttaagttaagaATGAAGCGTTGAGACACTGCCATGCTAAGCACAGAAGTGGTAACTTGTACAGAAATACTACAGTAAGTTACCACTTCTGTGTTTAGCACGGCCGTATATTAAGGAATGTTTTCACagctaataattttattgttttttagtcATAACATCCGTGATTTACAATTTGACAGTATTACATGTCTACTCACAATATCTCTACTCAAGGGAAATTATAACTTTACACATTTACTGCTTTACTCAGCCTCAACAATACTCAGTTATATCTTTACTCAGCTACAATTCTACTCACGTATTTTAGGCATTCTGTCAACTCGTGGCACGTGGCCCTATCGGGACGATAGGCAAAAaggaaccaaaaaaaaacatctcaaCTCAAGAGAAATTATAACTTTACTCATTTACTTCTTTACTCAGCTACAATTCTACTCACGTATTTTAGGCATTCTGTCAACTCGCTCAAAAATTTCTCATTGCACAGACAACTCTGTAGCATTTCTCTACCTAAAACATGTCTatcgtaaaataaaactatccTTGAACTGATCACTCGAAAACATCTCTATCCAGAATAACTTTCCTCGAGCGCAAACTCAACTTTGAAACTTTTCTATTCAATGCCAAGACTATCTAAAATGACCCTTCATTATCAACTCAGCTAAAAAAATCATCGGTAACTGAAAAAACACGTGAATTTCCATGTTAACTAACATGTTTTCTCAGGTACCGATGATTTTCTAGTTAAATCGATAATGAATACTGGTATTTCGGATATTCTTGTCATTGAATAGAAGTTTCGGAGTAAATCTTGAGGTTGGGGAGAGTTGTTCTGGATAGAGATGTTTTGAAATAATCAGTTCGAGGACAGTTTTATTTTCGAATGACATGTTTAAGGTAGAAAAATGAGGCATATTGCCATGTCTACTCAGATCTTCACTACGTCGTACcaactttattcaaaaatcgttAGCCCTAATAGCTcagctcaaaaatttcttgattctAAGATTTCTTTACTCCATTACATCATTATTCCAAGATAACTCTACccaaatttctgaaaaaaagaaaGCATTTTCCTGCTTACTGAGTTGTTTACTTTTTCTCAAAAGTTTGGGTAGAGATATCTTGGAATAATGATGTAATGGAATAAAGAAATCTTggaatcaagaaatttttgagctgAGCTATTAGGGCTaacgatttttgaataaagtttGTACGAGGTAGTTAGGTTCTGAGTAGACATGGCAATCTGCCAACATCTCAGATTATATAGTGAGGCTACTGAGAGCTTGCTCATCATTTAATGGTGGGGGTATGGGAATTGCATGCAAACTGAAGGGAACGCTCTCAGTAGCTCCAGTATACTGATTTTCATCCTAGATGGTAACCACATCATCTGGATTATACCCAGTACTATCTCAGATTATACTCAATACTATCTGAAATTTAACTCAGTTACAACTCagccattttttttgtagcgcATGCGCATTTTGTATACTAAGTGAGTATAATCTGAGATGGTACTGAGTATAATCCAGATGTATGTGGTTACCATCTAGGATGAAAACCAGTATAATCTGAGATGTTACTGAGTAACATCTGGGATGAAACTGAGTATAATCTAGATGCAACTCAGTAAAATCTAGATTATACTGGGAGTACCCAGATGgtaatctgaaattttttttacctcataTGTAAATGAGTATAATCTGAGATGGAAGCCAGTATCATCTTGTTCTTTCCATGTGGTAGTCAGTCGGAAAATGATATAGAGTTGTCTGTGCATAGAGAGGTTTTGGAACGACTTGTCATGATGCCGTATTTTAGCCCATCAATAAAATAGCAATTCTTTGTGAGTTGTAGCTGAGTAAAGTTTTCGCTGAGACCAGTTGAAGATGAGTGAAGATATAACTGAGTAGAGTCGaatctgagtaaaaaaatatttgagtaaAGTTGAGACTGAGTAAAGAAGTAAACGAGTAGAGCCATAATCATTTCCCTTGAGTAGAGATGTTGTGAGTAGACATGTAACACTgcctaaaatttaataaaaaaaaattttttaaaatcaattaatttaatacatgtatatatttttttttttctagagcaATACAAAAGAAAAGGGACGAACAAGTGAGTAAAGAGTATGCTAAACTGCAACATGAAATTATGGAAGACCCACTGGCAACTAATCCAGAAACACAAAAAgaagacaataaataataaaactaatgcagtttttttgtacatattagttatttgttaatttttatcgatagattactttaattattaaaataaaaaaaatgagacaACAAAACTATACTggtatacttttttatttctactaattagccataaaattatttataatttacaaaaaaaaaaatttttcctcttgTAACGGCATTTGATTTCATTTATTGCTACactatttaaaaactacaagtaGGCCATGAAATTATGATTCGACTCAGCtaattgtcaattaatttaagatataaCATTACCTaccttattttatataataatacattgacatttacataattatatattttttaaattatttaaaaaaaaaaaaaatcatatttgcAATAGCAAACAATCCTGCTTTTAGAATAGGCCTGATTAAATACTCagtaaatgaatataaatttaatactatagtcaaaatagtaaatattcaaattgattaaataaataataaatttataagtaaaaaataaaatgcacTATAATCTCATATAGTCATAAGACTGCAGTCCCTACCACCCTGTTTGACATTAAGacaaacgaaaaataaataaaagaaaaaaaaaacacacggacaaaaaaaaatcaagttacTAGTCTTCTTGTTTATCTAAATCCTGGACCTTGGTAATGCGTTTAGCGCCTCTGCCAGGAGGTCCTTTTGGTTTAGCAAATTTTGGCCGGTGTAAATTGACTTTTGGATGCAGTTCCTCTTGTAAAAATCCTTCGGTTAATTCCTTTGCATCATCTATCTCTAGCTACACATTCAAGAAAttccaaataaattattctacggtatcaattaaataatatttttatttatttacattgcgtaaattatttatttaatacgtaaattagataaaataccatggtggccacatttatggaaaacctggaaatgtcaggggattataaatatactggaaaaatcagggaaaagtcagggaatttcgtcacaaagctggaaaaatttttactttcttctttttcactgaaaaaatccgataaattttttttttctgtcaaaattgTTCAAAAAGTGGCGCGGCGCGAATGCGATTTGAATACCGCCTTGAAAAAGAATTAGCACAAATTGATTCCAATAGCGAAAAAATTAAGCAGTCAGAATTAAAAaggctgttagaaaaaaaaagtcttagtagAAACCAATCGTCAGGATCTTCAAACTATTAACATGCATATTGACAagtaaaaaaaccaaaaacattaaaagtatacataagtattgaactaataagtttcactatatttattattcgcgtacttgattaatattttattaatattctataaaacgttcttatttatgaaatttattctagtgaaaatgaaaagtttatttatattttattacagagtaagttatataaaaacaaagatttaaaataaaaaataaaaaataatttatttaataaataaaaaaaacctatgatcattgacaaataataaaataaagtttcatttaacgacaacgattgattatttattgaactgaCTTATACcgttttattttgaattgaataaatatttccaaagatttaatataactacatatggtcaagaattttttaattatttgactggaatacctgggaaagtcagggaatttcagtttaaaaaatctgtggtCACCATGAGTAtggactaaaataaataaataaaaataacaataatatttataaaacgaaaaaaaaaggatttaaaactagaatttgtttcAGGCCTATTCTGTAagcaattattatattaataccACTAA
This genomic interval from Microplitis mediator isolate UGA2020A chromosome 2, iyMicMedi2.1, whole genome shotgun sequence contains the following:
- the LOC130678738 gene encoding RPII140-upstream gene protein codes for the protein MTRFFRKIRIERLAFVGLFTQREPNFDVVTTPGYDPDDSDEPKKGMEGLRRVFWPSKYGELSPELVTLMSMTTGSAMLGAMYGASVNARIAFLRFIETNDATKFANHLEAKRMLQHNVTISLGKGAWKWGFRIGMFSTIFLTTSTAVAAWRGENGIIEYVIAGITAGGAFKMNMGLKGFIAGSLVGAFVGSLTGLFFDSIFWVTGTSMKSLQETQKKIYELREEAIQKKRDEQVSKEYAKLQHEIMEDPLATNPETQKEDNK